The following proteins come from a genomic window of Heyndrickxia acidicola:
- a CDS encoding patatin-like phospholipase family protein, protein MDIDVVFSGGGIKGLALIGAYEMLEKKGFRFKRVAGTSVGSILAGFAAAGYSSNEIEMLLNETELKEFLDSRNVLLPMPIAKWLLLYWRMGLYKGNVFEEWLEKKLAAKGVYTFSDLPPNSFYVVASDLTNGRLLVLPDDLEEYGIPKETFPVARAIRMSSSLPYFFEPIKLRSLSGVNTIVDGGVLSNFPMWIFVKEGEPKIRPVLGITLSSSQRERPKRVIKNAIQLFEALFITMKEAHDARYISRKHEKDIVFISIKEDLTTEFTITPEKKDALIEIGRMKTNEFLKTWTY, encoded by the coding sequence ATGGACATCGATGTTGTGTTTTCCGGCGGGGGAATAAAAGGTCTGGCGCTCATAGGTGCTTATGAAATGCTGGAGAAAAAAGGGTTTCGTTTTAAACGGGTTGCTGGTACAAGTGTAGGGTCGATTCTTGCCGGCTTTGCAGCGGCCGGTTATTCGAGTAATGAGATTGAAATGCTCTTAAATGAAACAGAATTAAAGGAATTCCTGGACTCGAGAAACGTGTTGCTTCCTATGCCGATTGCAAAGTGGCTGCTGCTTTATTGGAGAATGGGTCTTTATAAAGGAAATGTATTTGAAGAATGGCTTGAAAAAAAGCTTGCGGCAAAAGGCGTTTATACGTTTTCTGATTTGCCTCCCAATTCCTTTTACGTGGTAGCATCTGATTTAACAAACGGCCGGCTGCTGGTCCTTCCTGATGATTTAGAAGAGTATGGTATTCCAAAAGAAACCTTCCCTGTTGCCCGGGCAATTAGAATGAGTTCGAGTCTGCCTTATTTTTTTGAACCTATTAAGCTTAGAAGCCTAAGCGGGGTCAATACGATAGTAGATGGAGGCGTGTTAAGCAACTTTCCAATGTGGATTTTTGTAAAGGAGGGGGAACCGAAAATTCGCCCTGTTTTAGGTATCACATTGTCTTCAAGTCAGCGGGAACGGCCTAAGCGTGTCATTAAAAACGCAATTCAGCTTTTCGAAGCTTTATTCATTACGATGAAAGAAGCCCATGATGCCCGTTATATTTCCAGAAAGCATGAAAAGGATATTGTGTTCATCTCTATAAAGGAAGACTTAACGACAGAATTCACTATTACGCCAGAAAAAAAAGACGCCCTAATTGAGATTGGGCGCATGAAAACAAATGAGTTTTTAAAAACCTGGACTTATTAG
- a CDS encoding SA1362 family protein has product MRSSKWIVGIVSILAIIGLLSSIGTFLKSGLIFILIAAAIYLLYRFAFGNGENKKEQQAFLKAARKSRKRLKKRHADGTVRAHLRKKPIRKKSEVQLTVIEGKKGKKKNRAVF; this is encoded by the coding sequence TTGAGAAGCAGCAAATGGATCGTTGGTATTGTATCGATACTTGCTATAATAGGTCTCCTATCCTCAATTGGAACCTTTCTTAAATCAGGGCTGATCTTCATTTTAATTGCAGCGGCCATCTATCTTTTATACCGATTTGCCTTTGGAAACGGAGAAAACAAAAAAGAACAGCAGGCTTTCTTAAAAGCTGCTCGCAAATCGAGAAAACGTTTGAAAAAACGTCACGCAGATGGCACTGTTCGAGCCCACTTACGCAAAAAGCCGATACGGAAGAAGTCAGAAGTCCAATTGACAGTGATTGAAGGAAAAAAAGGGAAAAAGAAAAATCGAGCTGTATTTTAG